Below is a genomic region from Thermithiobacillus plumbiphilus.
GCAGACTGGCGGAGATCAGCACCAGCACGACAAAGAGGCCTAGCGCCTCGCGCGGACTGACCCGGCCGCTGGCGAGCGGGCGGTCGCGGGTACGTGCCACGTGGGCATCGAAATCGCGGTCGGCATAGTCGTTGATCACGCAACCGGCCGAGCGCATCAGCAGCACGCCCAGGCCAAAGACCAGCACCAGCAGGGGGTCGGGGTGGCCACGCCCGGCCAGAAACAGGGCCCAGTAGGTTGGCCAGAGCAGCAGCAGGGTGCCGATGGGGCGATGCATGCGCATCAGTTCCAGATAGTCCCGGATCTTGCTCATCATGTCATTCACGGAAAGGGAGGAGGGCCGGCAGCAGGATTTCCTGCACCAGCAGGCGCTGATCACAGCTTTGATAGAGCGAGCGCCGGGCCCAGAGACGTCCCGCAGTTGCCGGCGTCCCCGCCAGCCGCAGGATGTCGAGCCGCAGGCGCCGGGCCTGGCAGGGGCTGCGAAACAGCAGGTCGCCAATGGGTCGGCTGCCCCAGCGTGCCAGGGGCTTGAGGGTGCCGCGCAGGTGGCGCAGCGGGATCAGGGTGCGGGCGTGGATCCAGGGCGTCGGGCAGTGGCTGCAGTACAGCAGGCTTTCACGCAGCAGGGCCTGCTCGCCCGGACCCAGACGCAGCAGCCGGGCCTCGTCGGGGCGGGGTCGGACATGGGCCTGGCGCAGGATCTGTGCCCGGATCGCACCCTGGCAATGCCGACGCAGGGCCTCGGTGAAGGAACCCGACACCCCCAGCCAGCCGCGCAACTCGCGTGGTGGCCGACTGGCGGGCCCTGGCCGCCTTGCAGAGCACACCGGCACGGATCAGAAAAGCAGCTTGTGGGTGGCGATGAAGACCACGACGAAGCCGATCAGGGTGTTGATACCCACCAGCATGCGGATCTGTCCCAGGGCCTTGCCGGCATCCGCCCAGTTCTGGGCCTCGACTTGGCGCTTGAGGCGGCGGTAGGGCGCAAAGAAGACGTGCGCGAAGATCAGCATCATTACCAGCCCAAGACCCAGCATGAGGTGGACATAGATAGGCGCGGTGCTCATGTCGCCGGTATCGAAGATCATGCCGAATCCACTGACGAGGATCAGCGCCACCGTCGCCCAGACCCAGGGAAAGAAACGCCCGAACACCCCGCGCCAGAGCCGCAGCCGGTCTGGCGCCTGCAACAGTTCCGCGGCCGCCGGCCTTAGAACCATGTAGGCAAAGAACATCCCGCCGACCCAGGTGAGCATGGCGGCGACGTGCAGGAATTTCAGGATGCCATAGAGCATGGGCGCGGTTCTCCTTATGGGTGATCGGTGAGGCTGCTCATGGATATTCCCTGCTTTAAGCGGCAAGGTCAATGCACTTTGAAGGTATCTTGCCACGCTGATGAGGCACTGGCATGATCCGGGCTACTGCGAATTGCGTCCCTGCCGAGGAGGTTCCTTGAAAACGTCCGTCCTGCGCCTGACCATGGTCCTGTCATCCTTGCAAGCAACATCCGCCCTGGCGGAAATCCCTGCCCCGCTGCGCGAGGTGAATCAGACCGTCAGTGTACAGATCGGTGCGCTGGGGCAGGATTATTTCGAGCACGACGATTACGGCGAGGTGCCGACGGATTATCTCGACAGGGAGGACGGCACGCTGGGAGCCCTGGCCCTGGAAGGCCGCTGGCTGAAGGACGCCTGGCTCTACCAGGCGCAAGTGCGGCTGGCGGCGGGCGAGACGGATTACGACGGTTATCTGCAGAACCTGAACACTGGCGAAATCACGCCGCACCAGTCCACCACCGACAACCTGATGCAGACCGCCCGCGTCAGCATCGGCTATCTGCAGCCACTTGGCGGCGCCCTGGCCCTCATTCCCGGTGCCGAGATCGGATCCCGTTTCTGGAATCGCTCCCTGCAGGGCATCGGCGGCTATGATGAACAATACTTCGATGTGCATGCCGGGCTTTCCCTGACCGCGCAGGCTGCCCTGTCGGAGCGCCTGGTGGCCAGCCTGCAGGCCGCCGGGGGCAGCACGGTTTACGGGATGATCAATGTCGACAGCGTCGATCTGCGGGAAGAACTGGGCAGGAAGCCCTACTACCGGCTCGGCGCGGGGCTCGATTATCGCCTCGATGCCCGCTGGCACCTGAAGGCCGACCTGGCTTACGAGCGCTTCGGCTACGGCGAGTCCAATGTCTCCGAGTACAATGGCAAGTTCTATCGGGAACCACGCAGTCGCACCCGCCAGCAGAGCGTGCTGGTGGGGGTTGGCTACAGGTTCTGATCACCCGGTGCAGGTCCGAGCGTGAAATAGAAGGTCGCGCCCTCTCCCGGCTTCCCCTCGGCCCAGATGCGGCCATCGTGGCGCGTGATGATGCGCCCGACGGTAGCCAGACCGATGCCGGTGCCTTCGAATTCCTTGCTGCTGTGCAGACGCTGGAAGGGCGTGAACAGCTTGTCGGCATAGTTCATGTCGAATCCGGCCCCGTTATCGCGCACGAAGTAGATGCACTCTTCCCGCACCCCGAATTCGATCCGCGCGTTCGCCTGGTGCCGGGTGAATTTCCAGGCATTGCCCAGCAGGTTCTCCAGCACGATTTCAAGCAGTCGCGCATCCCCACAGGCAATGATACGGGGCTGGACAACGAACTCTACCCGGCGCTCTGGCTGCTGCGCCTGCAGGTTCTCGGCAACCCGATGCACGATGGCGCTGATGTTCAGCGATTTCCGATGGATTTCGCTGCGGGTGATCTGGGCCAGAGCGAGCAGATCATCGATCAGGACGCCCATGCGCTGGCTGGCGCTCAGTATTCTTGACAGATGCTGCTGGCTTTCATGACTCAGATTGCCCTGGCTATCTGCCAGCAGGGCCTGGCTGAAGCCATGAATTGCCCGCAATGGCGCCCGCAGATCATGGGAGACGGAATAGCTGAAGGTTTCCAGTTCCCGATTCAAAGTCTCAAGCCGGGTATTGATGGCGCTCAACTCCAGGGTGCGTTCCGCAACTCGTTGCTCCAGTGTTACATTCAGTTGCCGGATGGCATCTTCCGCCAGCTTGCGCTCACTGATGTCCTCAACCGTGCTCACCACGCCGATGACCCGCCCGCCTTCGAGCAGGGGCGCCATGCTGATGCTGGCGGTCCTGATCTCGCCCGAGGCGTCGGGCAGTTCGATTTCAATGTCGCGTATCTCTTCACCCTGGCTTGCCACTCGCGCGAAACTCGCGTCGATCTCGCTGCGGCTGGTATCCTTGAACAAACTGGAAAAGCGCTGGCCGATCAAAGTTTCAAGCGCTTGGCCGGTCATGTCGGCGGCACGATGGTTGGCGAGGGTGAGGCGGCCCTGCAGATCCAGGGCGAAGATGGCGTTGCTGACGCTCTGCATGACCTTGTCGCGAAACTCGCGGGTTTCCTGCAACAGGCGTTCCTGACGGCGTTCCCGCTCGCGCTGCAGAAATTCCTTGTACACGCTGATGAGCGTGATCGCGAGCATCAGCAGCACGCCGAAGCCAAGTGCGGCCGCGCCGAGCCTGTTGATGCTCATGCCCCTTGCAAGGGCCTCGCTGGAATCGCCCAGGGGGGCGAAAATGGCCGCCTGCATGCCGGTATAATGCATGCCTGCGATGGCGATGCCCATGCCAGTGGCGCTGCCGATCTTCTTCCAACTCCAGTAGGCCAGGCTTTCTCCCTTGAGCCTGAAGGCCAGCCACAGCGCAGCAATGGATGCCGTGATGGCGATCAGGATGGACGCGGCAAACAGCCAGGGATCATAGTGGAGCACCGCAGGCATGCGCATGGCTGCCATGCCGACATAATGCATCGCGGCAATGCCGATTCCCATGAATAGCCCGCCGGCCAGCAAGGGGGCTGCACCCAGCGTGTTGCGGCTGCTGATGAACAGGGCCACGCCAGAGGCGATGATGGCGATGATCATCGATAGCGCGGTCGTGCCGAAATCATAGTGCATCGGCATCGGCATCTGAAACGCCATCATGCCAATGAAATGCATCGACCAGATGCCGATGCCCATGGCCGTGGCCCCACCCAGCAGCCAGACCAGGCGCAGCCGGCCCTGCGTCACTGCGACCCGGCCGGCCAGTTCGAGCGCGGCGTAGGCCGCCCCGATGGCGACTACGATCGACAGCATGACCAGGGTCAGGTCATAACTGGCATGGATGGCGATGTTGGTGCTGCTATGGATCAATGTTTTTCTCTGTATTGATGGCGCATGGCAAGTGGCGCCTTGGGAGTTTTACTGGCAAGGGAGCCACCTGGAATCAGACCATTGACCGTTGCAGCGTGAATCGAAAGGTTGCGCCCTCGCTGGGTTTGCCCTCGGCCCAGATCCGTCCGCCATGGCGCTCGATGCTGCGCTTGACGATGTTCAATCCGATGCCGATGCCCTCGAACTCCCTGCTGCTGTGCAGGCGCTGAAACACCTGAAAGAGTTTATGCGCGTAATTCATGTCAAAGCCCGCACCGTTATCACGCACGAAATAGACGATTTCCTCACCCTGGCTTTCCGAACCGATGCTGATCCGTGCCGGACACTTCCCCGCACTGAATTTCCAGGCGTTGCCGATGAGGTTTTCCAGTACCCGCTCGAGCAGCCCGGGATCCGCTTCTGCCGGCAGCTTTTCCGGGATGTCGAAGACGACCTCGCGCGCCGGATCGCTCTGGCGCAGGCGCATGCTGATCGTTCTGGAGATCTGGCCAAGATCGATCTTTTGAATCCGCAACTGCTGGCGGTCCAGCCGGCTCAGTTCCAGCAGGGCGTCGATGAGCGCAGCCATGTGCTGGCTTGCCCCGCGGATGCGTTCCAGGTGCTTCTGGCCCTCGGCATCGAGCCTGTCGCCGTAGTCCTCTTCGAGGATGCGGGCGAAGCCATCGAGCGCGCGCAGCGGCGCGCGCAGATCATGGGAGACCGAGTAGCTGAAGGATTCCAGCGATTGATTCAGCGCGGTCAACTCGGCCTTGCGCTGGCGCAGGGCGGCATTCGCCTGACGCAGGTCCTGCTCGGCCTGGCGGATCTCGGTGATGTCGTGCATGAGCACCAGGGCGCCGAGCCTTTCTCCCTCGGGGCCGTGAATGGGCTGGCCTTGCGTTACCACGGTTCGCTGCTGACCCTCGGGCGTGTAAATCATCATTTCCACGCCCCGGAAGCTTTCTCCGCAAAAGGCGCGATAGAGGGGCACTTCTTCCTTGCGCATCGGGGTCAGGCCATCTGGCTGATACAGGCCATAGTAGCTGGCCCAGCCATCCGGCAGGATGGGGGCAATGTCACGGCCATGAGACTGGCGGATTCCCTCGCTGAAGAGGATGAGTTGGCCTTCGGCATCGCAGGCGACGATACCCTCAGCGGCCTGTTCCATGAAGGCTTCCAGAAATCGCCGCGCACGTTCGTGTTCGACCGTGATCTTCTCCAGCGCCTGAAAGTCCCGGGCATGCTGCAGGGCCGCGCCGAGCAGACCGGCGAGCATCTGCAGGGCCAGTTCATCTTCGGTTGTGAAGGCATGGGTCCGAGTGGACAGCACTTTCACGACACTATGGCAGTTGTCACCATGGCACAGTGGCATCACCAGCATCGAGCGTACCCCGGTTTTTCGGCGGGTTTCCTGGTCCACGCGCGGGTCGGTCTCGGCGTCATCACAGCGCAGCAATCCCTTGCCCCTTAATGCCAGGCCAGACAGACTGTTTCCAATGGCCAGCCGCAGATCCCGGAATGGAGTCAAGATGCCGGAGACGCAGTGGTAACGCAGATTGTCACCCTCGACCACTTCGATCACCGCGCTCTCGGCCCCCGTAAGCGCGCGGGTGCGCTCCACGATGAGACTCATCAGCATTTCGGGATCGAGCGGGGCCTCGGCGATTTCCTGCTGTATGGCGAGGATGGCCGAGAGTTTGGCGGCATTGTCGATGGTCATGGTGACGCGTTTGCCTTGTACCTGTTGGATGAGATCACACGTGTTCACTATCAGGCGATGTCGCCGTAGTCCAGTCGCCCGGCCAGCCAGCGATCCACCAGGGCATGGCAAAGCGCAGGCGAAGTCTGGCGCAGGGCCGCGGCCGACTCGGCCACCTGGTCGAGCAGGTCTTCATCGCGACTGAGATCAGCGATGCGCAGGTTGGCTAGGCCCGTCTGGCGCACGCCGAGAAACTCGCCGGGTCCACGCAGTTCGAGGTCCTTGCGGGCGATCACGAAGCCATCCTGGCTCTCGCGCATGATGGCCAGCCGATCGCGGCCCTTTTGTGACAGCGGCGGGTGATACATCAGCACGCAGGCACTCTTGGCGCTGCCCCGCCCGACCCGGCCGCGCAACTGGTGCAATTGCGACAGGCCCAGGCGCTCGGCGTTTTCGATGATCATCAGCGAGGCATTGGGCACGTCCACCCCGACCTCGATCACCGTGGTGGCTACCAGCAACTGGATCTCGCCGGCCTTGAAGGCCTCCATCACCGCGCTCTTTTCCGCACCCTTGAGCCGTCCATGCACCAGGCCCACCCGCAGTTCCGGCAGGGCCTCGCTGAGTTCGACATAGCTCTGCTCGGCGGCCTGCAACTGCAGGGCCTCGGATTCATCGATGAGCGGGCAGACCCAGTAGACCTGCCGGCCGGTCAGCACCGCGTGGCGCACCCGCTCGATCACTTCCTCGCGGCGCTGATCGCTGATGACCACGCTGTCGATGGGGCTGCGCCCCGGCGGCAGTTCATCAAGCACGCTGAGATCGAGGTCGGCATGCAGGGTCATGGCCAGGGTGCGCGGGATGGGCGTGGCGGTCATGACCAGCAGGTGCGGGTTCTCGCCCTTGCCGCGCAACTGCATCCGTTGATCTACCCCAAAGCGGTGCTGCTCGTCAATGATCACCAGGCCCAGGCGCTGGAAGCGGACCTCTTCCTGAAAGAGCGCATGGGTGCCCACCACCATGCGAATCTCGCCGCTGGCCAGTCGCGCCAGGGTCTCGCGCCGTTCGGCACTGCCCTGCTTCTGCGCCAGCCAGCCGCTGTCAATCCCCAGTGGCGCCAGCCAGCGGGCGAAACTCTCGCGGTGCTGCTCGGCCAGGATCTCGGTGGGCGCCATGAGCGCGACCTGATAGCCGGCCTCGATGGCATAGAGGCTGGCCGCCACCGCCACCAGGGTCTTGCCGGCGCCGACATCGCCCTGTAGCAGGCGCTGCATCGGCGTGGCGCGCGCCATGTCGGCGCGGATCTCGGCGATCACCCGCTGTTGCGCGCCAGTGGGCTGGAAGGGCAGTTGCGCCAGCAGGTCTTCCCAGAGCCGGCCCGCGCCGGCCAGCACCGGGGCCTCCTCGATGACCCGCCGGCTGCGCAGCAGTTGCAGGGCCAGCCTGTGCGCCAGCAACTCCTCGAAGGCCAGGCGCCGGTGGGCCGGGTGGAAGGGATCGGGCGGCTCGCCCTGAGGCTGATGAATGGTGCGCAGGGCGGTATGCAGATCCGGCAGCCCCTGGCGTAGCGGCTCGGGCAGGAGGTCTGGCAGCGCGCTCAGATTGTCCAGGGCCTCGCCGATCCAGCGGCGTAGTTGCGCCTGGTTCAGGCCCTCGGTGGCCGGATAAAAAGGGGTCAGATGGGTGGGGGTGTTCAGAGCGATGGGGCTGGCCGCCACCTGCCACTCGGGGTGTATCATCTCCAGGCCATTGAAGGCCCGGCGCACCTCGCCAAAGCACCAGATGGCCAGTCCCCGGCGCAATTGCGCCTTGAGGCCCGGGTGAAAGTGAAAAAAGCGCAGCGACAGGAAGCCGGTGTTGTCGCTGATGCGCACCACCAGCATATTGCGCTTGCCGGGCACCACTTCCGCCAGCTCGATCTGGCCGCGTACCGCCACTTCCTGTTCGGGTTGCAGGCTGCCGATGGGCAGGATGCGGCGCCGGTCCTGATAACGCAGCGGCAGATGGAACAGCAGATCCTGGACCCGCGCAATCCCCAGATTGCCAAGGCGCAGCAAGGCCGCCGGGCCGATGCCCTTGAGGGTGCTGACTGGCGCCTGGGGATCGATGCCGGGCAAGTTCAGGAGGACTTCGCGGCCCGCAGCTGCGCGATCAATTCCTGCACATCAAGACCATGCATGATCGCCGCCTGTTGCACCGTATCGAAGTTCGCGGCCACGCATTCATCACAGAACGCGCCATTGCGGTGCAGGACCTCGCGCAGCTCGGGATGACTGGCAAGCAGTTCCATGATGCGCAGACTGGGTTCGATATTCTCTTGCATGCTTCCTCCCGGACGGGCTCAAAGCGCCACGACTCCGTCGATTTCCACCACGGCACCTCTGGGCAGGGCCGACACCTGCACGGCGGCCCGCGCCGGGTAGGGCCGGTCGAAGTAGCCTTCCATGACCTGGTTGACGGTGGCGAAGTTGCCGAGATCCGTCAGGTAGACGTTGAGCTTCACGGCCCGCCCAAGCTCGGTGCCAGCGGCCTGGCAGACCGCCTGCAGATTGTCGAGCACCCGTCTGAGCTGGGTTTCGAAGTCGCCTTCCACCAGTTGGCCACTGTGCGGATCCAGCGGGATCTGGCCGGAGAGCCAGAGCAGTCCCCCCTGGATCATGGCCTGGCTGTAGGTACCGATCGCGGCCGGGGCTTGCTCGCTATGAACGGCTTCTCTGGACATTGCTTCACCACCTCGCACTTGGACGCCCGATACCGGGATTGAGTTCTATTTGGTCGCCAGCCGCTGCTCCGGCAGCGGGATTTCGGCACGCCTGTGCTCGAGATCAGCCAGCCCGGAGCGGATGTGCAGATCGCGCTGCGGAAAGGGGATCTCGATGCCGTGCTGGTCGAGGGCCTCGGCGATGGCCCAGGTATAAGCGGCCTGGGTGGCGCCGGGGCTGACCATGCGCTGGCGATCCACCCAGACCACCAGCTCGAAATTCAGGGCGCTGTCGCCAAAGCCCACCAGCCAGACCTGCGGCGCACGCCGATCATGCAGATCCGTGCCGGGCAGGCGGGCCGCGGCCTCGCTGACCACCCGGCGCACCAGTTCCCGATCACTGCCGTAGGCAACCCCGAAGGGGATGTGAATGCGCCGGGTCAGCTCATCGAAGCTCCAGTTCACCACCTGACCGTTGATGAAATCCGAGTTCGGCACCAGGATGTCCACGCCATCATTGGTGGTCACCCGGGTGAAACGCACGTTGATCTCCTTCACCAGTCCGCGCGTGCCACTGGAAAGCTCGATGAAGTCGCCCACCTTCAGGGTCTTTTCGAACAGCAGGATGATGCCCGAGATGAAGTTGCTGAAGATGTTCTTTAGCCCGAAGCCCAGACCCACACCTACCGCGCCACCGAGAAAGGCCAGATGACTCAGGTTGACGCCGAGACTTGAAAGCGCAACCACGATGGCAATCGCGACGATCGCATAATGCAGGATGCGCGACAGGGTATAGGCAGCGCTCGGATCGAAGCGGGTGCCATCGGCGGCCAGCCGCGTGACGGCATGACGCACGGCCCGTGACAGCCAGTAACCCAGAAAGAGGATGAGCAGGAACTGCAACAGGCCGTAAGGGCGAATGACCACCCCGCCAAACTGGAACAGGGGATAATTGATGATGGTGATGGCATCACTCAGCCAGCCGGGCTGCGAGAGGGCGGATGTGCTCATGCTAACCTTTCAGGCGCTGGACCCGGGACACGACCGGCAGGCTGCGCAGCGCGCGCATGATGCGCGCAAGGTGCTGGCGATTCGTCACATCGACGGTAAAGGTGATGCCGGTATAGAGCCCATCCCGCTCCTCGATGTCGACGTGATCGATATTGGAACCCTCCTCGGCGATCAGGGTGGCGAGCCTGGCCAGCACGCCACGCGCATGTTCGACCACGGTACGGATGGTCACAGGATATTCGCCGCTGACCTTGGCATCCCACTGCACGTCCACCCACTTGTCGCGGCGCTTGCGCCATTCCTGGATGTTCGGGCAGTCATGGGTGTGGACGACGATGCCTCGCCCGGCGGTGACGAAGCCGAGGATGGGATCGCCCGGGATCGGATGGCAGCAGCGCGCCAGGGTGACGGCCATGCCTTCCGTGCCGCGAATGCTCAAGGAGAAGGTCTTGTCCCGCTCGGGCACGCCGCCTTCACCTTCCACTTGCTCTGGCAGGAGACTGTGCGCCACCACCAGCGGATAGGCATTGCCCATGCCGATGGCCTCCAGCAGCTCCGTGGCCGAGCCGACCCGGAAGGTGGGCAGGATGCGTTGCCAGTCCTGCTCCTGTAC
It encodes:
- a CDS encoding chorismate--pyruvate lyase family protein; this encodes MRGWLGVSGSFTEALRRHCQGAIRAQILRQAHVRPRPDEARLLRLGPGEQALLRESLLYCSHCPTPWIHARTLIPLRHLRGTLKPLARWGSRPIGDLLFRSPCQARRLRLDILRLAGTPATAGRLWARRSLYQSCDQRLLVQEILLPALLPFRE
- a CDS encoding CopD family protein: MLYGILKFLHVAAMLTWVGGMFFAYMVLRPAAAELLQAPDRLRLWRGVFGRFFPWVWATVALILVSGFGMIFDTGDMSTAPIYVHLMLGLGLVMMLIFAHVFFAPYRRLKRQVEAQNWADAGKALGQIRMLVGINTLIGFVVVFIATHKLLF
- a CDS encoding MHYT domain-containing protein, yielding MIHSSTNIAIHASYDLTLVMLSIVVAIGAAYAALELAGRVAVTQGRLRLVWLLGGATAMGIGIWSMHFIGMMAFQMPMPMHYDFGTTALSMIIAIIASGVALFISSRNTLGAAPLLAGGLFMGIGIAAMHYVGMAAMRMPAVLHYDPWLFAASILIAITASIAALWLAFRLKGESLAYWSWKKIGSATGMGIAIAGMHYTGMQAAIFAPLGDSSEALARGMSINRLGAAALGFGVLLMLAITLISVYKEFLQRERERRQERLLQETREFRDKVMQSVSNAIFALDLQGRLTLANHRAADMTGQALETLIGQRFSSLFKDTSRSEIDASFARVASQGEEIRDIEIELPDASGEIRTASISMAPLLEGGRVIGVVSTVEDISERKLAEDAIRQLNVTLEQRVAERTLELSAINTRLETLNRELETFSYSVSHDLRAPLRAIHGFSQALLADSQGNLSHESQQHLSRILSASQRMGVLIDDLLALAQITRSEIHRKSLNISAIVHRVAENLQAQQPERRVEFVVQPRIIACGDARLLEIVLENLLGNAWKFTRHQANARIEFGVREECIYFVRDNGAGFDMNYADKLFTPFQRLHSSKEFEGTGIGLATVGRIITRHDGRIWAEGKPGEGATFYFTLGPAPGDQNL
- a CDS encoding ATP-binding protein; the protein is MTIDNAAKLSAILAIQQEIAEAPLDPEMLMSLIVERTRALTGAESAVIEVVEGDNLRYHCVSGILTPFRDLRLAIGNSLSGLALRGKGLLRCDDAETDPRVDQETRRKTGVRSMLVMPLCHGDNCHSVVKVLSTRTHAFTTEDELALQMLAGLLGAALQHARDFQALEKITVEHERARRFLEAFMEQAAEGIVACDAEGQLILFSEGIRQSHGRDIAPILPDGWASYYGLYQPDGLTPMRKEEVPLYRAFCGESFRGVEMMIYTPEGQQRTVVTQGQPIHGPEGERLGALVLMHDITEIRQAEQDLRQANAALRQRKAELTALNQSLESFSYSVSHDLRAPLRALDGFARILEEDYGDRLDAEGQKHLERIRGASQHMAALIDALLELSRLDRQQLRIQKIDLGQISRTISMRLRQSDPAREVVFDIPEKLPAEADPGLLERVLENLIGNAWKFSAGKCPARISIGSESQGEEIVYFVRDNGAGFDMNYAHKLFQVFQRLHSSREFEGIGIGLNIVKRSIERHGGRIWAEGKPSEGATFRFTLQRSMV
- the recG gene encoding ATP-dependent DNA helicase RecG, whose product is MPGIDPQAPVSTLKGIGPAALLRLGNLGIARVQDLLFHLPLRYQDRRRILPIGSLQPEQEVAVRGQIELAEVVPGKRNMLVVRISDNTGFLSLRFFHFHPGLKAQLRRGLAIWCFGEVRRAFNGLEMIHPEWQVAASPIALNTPTHLTPFYPATEGLNQAQLRRWIGEALDNLSALPDLLPEPLRQGLPDLHTALRTIHQPQGEPPDPFHPAHRRLAFEELLAHRLALQLLRSRRVIEEAPVLAGAGRLWEDLLAQLPFQPTGAQQRVIAEIRADMARATPMQRLLQGDVGAGKTLVAVAASLYAIEAGYQVALMAPTEILAEQHRESFARWLAPLGIDSGWLAQKQGSAERRETLARLASGEIRMVVGTHALFQEEVRFQRLGLVIIDEQHRFGVDQRMQLRGKGENPHLLVMTATPIPRTLAMTLHADLDLSVLDELPPGRSPIDSVVISDQRREEVIERVRHAVLTGRQVYWVCPLIDESEALQLQAAEQSYVELSEALPELRVGLVHGRLKGAEKSAVMEAFKAGEIQLLVATTVIEVGVDVPNASLMIIENAERLGLSQLHQLRGRVGRGSAKSACVLMYHPPLSQKGRDRLAIMRESQDGFVIARKDLELRGPGEFLGVRQTGLANLRIADLSRDEDLLDQVAESAAALRQTSPALCHALVDRWLAGRLDYGDIA
- a CDS encoding DUF1858 domain-containing protein, whose product is MQENIEPSLRIMELLASHPELREVLHRNGAFCDECVAANFDTVQQAAIMHGLDVQELIAQLRAAKSS
- a CDS encoding RidA family protein, translating into MSREAVHSEQAPAAIGTYSQAMIQGGLLWLSGQIPLDPHSGQLVEGDFETQLRRVLDNLQAVCQAAGTELGRAVKLNVYLTDLGNFATVNQVMEGYFDRPYPARAAVQVSALPRGAVVEIDGVVAL
- a CDS encoding mechanosensitive ion channel family protein, encoding MSTSALSQPGWLSDAITIINYPLFQFGGVVIRPYGLLQFLLILFLGYWLSRAVRHAVTRLAADGTRFDPSAAYTLSRILHYAIVAIAIVVALSSLGVNLSHLAFLGGAVGVGLGFGLKNIFSNFISGIILLFEKTLKVGDFIELSSGTRGLVKEINVRFTRVTTNDGVDILVPNSDFINGQVVNWSFDELTRRIHIPFGVAYGSDRELVRRVVSEAAARLPGTDLHDRRAPQVWLVGFGDSALNFELVVWVDRQRMVSPGATQAAYTWAIAEALDQHGIEIPFPQRDLHIRSGLADLEHRRAEIPLPEQRLATK